The following coding sequences are from one Streptomyces angustmyceticus window:
- a CDS encoding DNA-directed RNA polymerase subunit beta', whose translation MLDVNFFDELRIGLATADDIRQWSHGEVKKPETINYRTLKPEKDGLFCEKIFGPTRDWECYCGKYKRVRFKGIICERCGVEVTRAKVRRERMGHIELAAPVTHIWYFKGVPSRLGYLLDLAPKDLEKVIYFAAYMITWVDEERRTRDLPSLEAHVSVERQQIEQRRDSDLEARAKKLETDLAELEAEGAKADVRRKVREGAEREMKQLRDRAQREIDRLDEVWSRFKNLKVQDLEGDELLYRELRDRFGTYFDGSMGAAALQKRLETFDLDEEAERLREIIRTGKGQKKTRALKRLKVVSAFLQTRNSPKGMVLDCIPVIPPDLRPMVQLDGGRFATSDLNDLYRRVINRNNRLKRLLDLGAPEIIVNNEKRMLQEAVDALFDNGRRGRPVTGPGNRPLKSLSDMLKGKQGRFRQNLLGKRVDYSARSVIVVGPQLKLHQCGLPKAMALELFKPFVMKRLVDLNHAQNIKSAKRMVERGRTVVYDVLEEVIAEHPVLLNRAPTLHRLGIQAFEPQLVEGKAIQIHPLVCTAFNADFDGDQMAVHLPLSAEAQAEARILMLSSNNILKPADGRPVTMPTQDMVLGLFFLTTDEEEREVKGEGRAFGSVAEAIMAFDARELSLQAKVDIRFPIGTVPPRGWTPPVPEEGEPEWQQGDSFRLRTTLGRALFNELLPEDYPFVDYSVGKKQLSAIVNDLAERYPKVIVAATLDNLKAAGFHWATRSGVTVAVSDIVVPEAKKAIVAGYEAQDEKVQKQYERGLITKDERTQELINIWTKATNEVAEAMNENFPKTNPIFMMVDSGARGNMMQMRQIAGMRGLVSNAKNETIPRPIKASFREGLSVLEYFISTHGARKGLADTALRTADSGYLTRRLVDVSQDVIIREEDCGTERGLKLRIASKDAAGVLRKADDVESSVYARMLAEDVVVDGKVVAPANVDLGDVLIDALVNAGVEEVKTRSVLTCESAVGTCAFCYGRSLATGKLVDIGEAVGIIAAQSIGEPGTQLTMRTFHTGGVAGDDITLGLPRVVELFEARTPKGVAPISEAAGRVRIEETEKTKKVVVTPDDGSDEMAYGVSKRARLLVGEGDHVTVGQPMTVGAVNPHDVLRILGQRAVQVHLVGEVQKVYNSQGVAIHDKHIEIIIRQMLRRVTIIESGDAELLPGELVERTKFEGENRRVVAEGGHPASGRPQLMGITKASLATESWLSAASFQETTRVLTDAAINAKSDSLIGLKENVIIGKLIPAGTGLSRYRNIRVEPTEEAKAAMYSAVGYDDIDYSPFGTGSGQAVPLEDYDYGPYNQ comes from the coding sequence GTGCTCGACGTCAACTTCTTCGATGAGCTCCGGATCGGTCTGGCCACCGCTGACGACATCCGTCAGTGGAGCCACGGCGAGGTCAAGAAGCCCGAGACCATCAACTACCGCACCCTCAAGCCCGAAAAGGACGGACTCTTCTGCGAGAAGATCTTCGGTCCGACCCGGGACTGGGAGTGCTACTGCGGTAAGTACAAGCGCGTCCGCTTCAAGGGCATCATCTGCGAGCGCTGCGGCGTCGAGGTCACTCGTGCCAAGGTGCGCCGTGAGCGGATGGGCCACATCGAGCTGGCCGCTCCCGTGACCCACATCTGGTACTTCAAGGGCGTGCCGAGCCGGCTGGGCTACCTGCTGGACCTCGCCCCCAAGGACCTCGAGAAGGTCATCTACTTCGCCGCCTACATGATCACGTGGGTGGACGAGGAGCGCCGTACGCGCGACCTGCCCTCGCTGGAGGCCCACGTCTCCGTCGAGCGCCAGCAGATCGAGCAGCGCCGCGACTCCGACCTGGAGGCCCGCGCCAAGAAGCTCGAGACCGACCTGGCCGAGCTGGAGGCCGAGGGCGCCAAGGCCGACGTGCGCCGCAAGGTGCGCGAGGGTGCCGAGCGTGAGATGAAGCAGCTGCGCGACCGCGCGCAGCGCGAGATCGACCGTCTCGACGAGGTCTGGAGCCGCTTCAAGAACCTCAAGGTCCAGGACCTCGAGGGCGACGAGCTGCTCTACCGCGAGCTGCGGGACCGCTTCGGCACGTACTTCGACGGCTCCATGGGTGCCGCTGCCCTGCAGAAGCGCCTGGAGACCTTCGACCTCGACGAGGAGGCCGAGCGCCTCCGCGAGATCATCCGTACCGGCAAGGGCCAGAAGAAGACCCGTGCGCTCAAGCGCCTCAAGGTCGTCTCCGCCTTCCTGCAGACCCGCAACAGCCCCAAGGGCATGGTGCTGGACTGCATCCCGGTGATCCCGCCGGACCTGCGTCCGATGGTGCAGCTGGACGGTGGCCGCTTCGCGACCTCCGACCTGAACGACCTGTACCGCCGTGTGATCAACCGCAACAACCGCCTGAAGCGGCTTCTCGACCTCGGCGCGCCCGAGATCATCGTGAACAACGAGAAGCGGATGCTCCAGGAGGCCGTCGACGCGCTGTTCGACAACGGTCGTCGCGGCCGTCCGGTCACCGGTCCCGGTAACCGCCCGCTGAAGTCCCTCAGCGACATGCTGAAGGGTAAGCAGGGCCGTTTCCGTCAGAACCTGCTCGGTAAGCGAGTCGACTACTCGGCGCGTTCCGTCATCGTCGTCGGCCCGCAGCTCAAGCTGCACCAGTGCGGTCTGCCCAAGGCCATGGCGCTGGAGCTCTTCAAGCCGTTCGTGATGAAGCGCCTGGTGGACCTCAACCACGCGCAGAACATCAAGTCGGCCAAGCGCATGGTCGAGCGCGGCCGCACGGTCGTCTACGACGTGCTCGAAGAGGTCATCGCCGAGCACCCGGTGCTGCTGAACCGTGCGCCCACCCTGCACCGTCTGGGCATCCAGGCCTTCGAGCCGCAGCTGGTCGAGGGCAAGGCCATTCAGATTCACCCGCTCGTCTGCACCGCGTTCAACGCGGACTTCGACGGTGACCAGATGGCCGTCCACCTCCCGCTGTCCGCGGAGGCCCAGGCCGAGGCCCGCATCCTGATGCTGTCCTCGAACAACATCCTCAAGCCGGCCGACGGCCGTCCGGTCACCATGCCGACCCAGGACATGGTGCTCGGCCTCTTCTTCCTCACCACGGATGAAGAGGAGCGCGAGGTCAAGGGCGAGGGCCGGGCCTTCGGCTCGGTCGCCGAGGCCATCATGGCCTTCGACGCCCGCGAGCTCTCGCTGCAGGCGAAGGTCGACATCCGCTTCCCGATCGGCACCGTCCCGCCCCGCGGCTGGACCCCGCCGGTTCCGGAGGAGGGCGAGCCCGAGTGGCAGCAGGGTGACAGCTTCCGGCTGCGCACCACCCTGGGCCGCGCGCTCTTCAACGAGCTGCTGCCCGAGGACTACCCGTTCGTCGACTACTCGGTGGGCAAGAAGCAGCTCTCCGCGATCGTCAACGACCTGGCCGAGCGCTACCCCAAGGTCATCGTGGCGGCGACGCTCGACAACCTGAAGGCGGCCGGCTTCCACTGGGCGACCCGTTCCGGCGTCACCGTCGCCGTCTCGGACATCGTCGTGCCGGAGGCCAAGAAGGCCATCGTCGCGGGCTACGAGGCCCAGGACGAGAAGGTCCAGAAGCAGTACGAGCGCGGTCTGATCACCAAGGACGAGCGCACTCAGGAACTGATCAACATCTGGACCAAGGCGACCAACGAGGTCGCCGAGGCGATGAACGAGAACTTCCCCAAGACGAACCCCATCTTCATGATGGTTGACTCGGGTGCCCGAGGAAACATGATGCAGATGCGGCAGATCGCCGGTATGCGTGGTCTGGTGTCGAACGCGAAGAACGAGACCATCCCGCGTCCCATTAAGGCGTCGTTCCGCGAGGGTCTGTCCGTGCTGGAGTACTTCATCTCCACGCACGGTGCCCGTAAGGGTCTGGCGGACACCGCCCTTCGTACCGCCGACTCCGGTTACCTCACCCGTCGTCTGGTCGACGTCTCCCAGGACGTCATCATTCGCGAGGAGGACTGCGGCACCGAGCGCGGCCTCAAGCTGCGGATCGCCTCGAAGGACGCCGCCGGTGTCCTGCGCAAGGCGGACGACGTCGAGTCCAGCGTCTACGCCCGCATGCTCGCCGAGGACGTCGTCGTCGACGGCAAGGTCGTCGCGCCGGCCAACGTCGACCTCGGTGACGTGCTCATCGACGCGCTGGTCAACGCGGGCGTCGAGGAGGTCAAGACCCGCTCGGTCCTGACCTGTGAGTCCGCGGTCGGCACCTGTGCCTTCTGCTACGGCCGTTCGCTGGCCACCGGCAAGCTGGTCGACATCGGTGAGGCGGTCGGCATCATCGCCGCCCAGTCCATCGGTGAGCCCGGCACCCAGCTGACGATGCGTACCTTCCACACCGGTGGTGTGGCCGGTGACGACATCACCCTGGGTCTGCCGCGTGTCGTCGAGCTCTTCGAGGCCCGTACGCCCAAGGGCGTCGCCCCGATCTCGGAGGCGGCAGGCCGCGTCCGGATCGAGGAGACCGAGAAGACCAAGAAGGTCGTCGTCACCCCGGACGACGGCAGCGACGAGATGGCCTACGGCGTCTCCAAGCGTGCCCGTCTGCTGGTGGGCGAGGGCGACCACGTCACGGTCGGCCAGCCGATGACCGTGGGTGCCGTCAACCCGCACGACGTGCTGCGGATCCTCGGCCAGCGTGCCGTCCAGGTCCACCTGGTCGGCGAGGTCCAGAAGGTCTACAACAGCCAGGGCGTGGCGATCCACGACAAGCACATCGAGATCATCATCCGGCAGATGCTGCGCCGCGTGACGATCATCGAGTCCGGCGACGCGGAGCTGCTGCCGGGCGAGCTGGTGGAGCGCACGAAGTTCGAGGGCGAGAACCGTCGCGTCGTGGCGGAAGGCGGCCACCCGGCCTCCGGCCGTCCGCAGCTGATGGGTATCACCAAGGCTTCGCTGGCCACCGAGTCGTGGCTGTCGGCGGCGTCCTTCCAGGAGACGACCAGGGTCCTGACCGACGCGGCGATCAACGCCAAGTCGGACTCCCTGATCGGCCTCAAGGAGAACGTCATCATCGGTAAGCTCATCCCGGCCGGTACGGGCCTGTCCCGCTACCGCAACATCCGGGTCGAGCCCACCGAGGAGGCGAAGGCCGCGATGTACTCGGCCGTCGGTTACGACGACATCGACTACTCGCCCTTCGGCACCGGCTCCGGCCAGGCGGTCCCGCTGGAGGACTACGACTACGGTCCGTACAACCAGTAA
- a CDS encoding DUF1707 and DUF4190 domain-containing protein, which yields MRASHADRERTVDVLKAGFAEGRLLQPEYEQRITRAYKAQTHAELQMLVADLPQGPVPQAQFVPQRPMVPATFMPMQMPVPVTTNGSATGSLVCGLMTLPTWGLTAIPAVILGHKARAEIRRTGERGDGQAITGLVLGWLAIGGWTLFLLVFVLAAAVNI from the coding sequence ATGCGTGCCTCGCACGCCGATCGTGAGCGGACGGTCGATGTGCTCAAGGCGGGGTTCGCCGAGGGGCGGCTGCTGCAGCCGGAGTACGAGCAGCGGATCACGCGGGCCTACAAGGCGCAGACGCACGCCGAGCTGCAGATGCTGGTCGCGGACCTTCCGCAGGGGCCGGTGCCGCAGGCGCAGTTCGTGCCGCAGCGGCCGATGGTGCCGGCGACGTTCATGCCGATGCAGATGCCGGTGCCGGTGACGACGAACGGCTCGGCGACCGGCTCGTTGGTGTGCGGGCTGATGACGCTGCCGACATGGGGGCTGACCGCGATTCCGGCCGTCATCCTGGGCCACAAGGCACGCGCCGAGATCCGCCGCACCGGCGAGCGCGGTGACGGCCAGGCGATCACGGGGCTGGTGCTGGGCTGGCTGGCGATCGGCGGCTGGACGCTGTTCCTGCTGGTCTTCGTCCTGGCGGCAGCGGTCAATATCTGA
- the rpsL gene encoding 30S ribosomal protein S12 — MPTIQQLVRKGRQDKVEKNKTPALEGSPQRRGVCTRVFTTTPKKPNSALRKVARVRLTSGIEVTAYIPGEGHNLQEHSIVLVRGGRVKDLPGVRYKIIRGSLDTQGVKNRKQARSRYGAKKEK, encoded by the coding sequence GTGCCTACGATCCAGCAGCTGGTCCGCAAGGGCCGGCAGGACAAGGTCGAGAAGAACAAGACGCCCGCGCTCGAGGGTTCCCCCCAGCGCCGTGGCGTCTGCACGCGTGTTTTCACGACCACCCCGAAGAAGCCGAACTCGGCCCTGCGTAAGGTCGCGCGTGTGCGTCTGACCAGCGGGATCGAGGTCACCGCTTACATTCCGGGTGAGGGCCACAACCTGCAGGAGCACTCGATCGTGCTCGTGCGTGGTGGTCGTGTGAAGGACCTGCCGGGTGTTCGGTACAAGATCATCCGCGGCTCCCTCGACACGCAGGGCGTCAAGAACCGCAAGCAGGCTCGCAGCCGCTACGGCGCCAAGAAGGAGAAGTAA
- the rpsG gene encoding 30S ribosomal protein S7, producing MPRKGPAPKRPVIIDPVYGSPLVTSLINKVLLNGKRSTAERIVYGAMEGLREKTGNDPVITLKRALENIKPTLEVKSRRVGGATYQVPVEVKPGRAATLSLRWLVGYSRARREKTMTERLMNELLDASNGLGASVKKREDTHKMAESNKAFAHYRW from the coding sequence ATGCCTCGTAAGGGCCCCGCCCCGAAGCGCCCGGTCATCATCGACCCGGTCTACGGTTCTCCTCTGGTGACCTCCCTCATCAACAAGGTGCTGCTGAACGGAAAGCGCTCCACCGCCGAGCGCATCGTTTACGGCGCCATGGAGGGTCTGCGCGAGAAGACCGGCAACGACCCGGTCATCACGCTCAAGCGCGCGCTCGAGAACATCAAGCCGACCCTCGAGGTCAAGTCCCGCCGTGTCGGTGGCGCGACCTACCAGGTCCCGGTCGAGGTCAAGCCCGGCCGCGCCGCCACCCTCTCGCTCCGCTGGCTCGTGGGCTACTCCCGCGCCCGCCGCGAGAAGACCATGACCGAGCGCCTCATGAACGAACTGCTCGACGCCTCCAACGGCCTCGGCGCTTCGGTCAAGAAGCGTGAGGACACGCACAAGATGGCCGAGTCCAACAAGGCCTTCGCGCACTACCGCTGGTAG